The Anopheles coluzzii chromosome 2, AcolN3, whole genome shotgun sequence genome window below encodes:
- the LOC120961670 gene encoding coiled-coil domain-containing protein 96, which yields MASATSVRSFSGQEWFATVFLLIVLSSSGVQCFERFSPINELLLSEFEYDTNIDRDLLPLDERSYFSYDEPHEPTFHTDYNLANLKPISPTPGFTLDPSYISPEDIVPARAKRANLRERRKPSTHRKREQEKELLTDEHEEDLDEDDADEKASEPEESTDVDDYAARYEQFIAKHFEDLESKRKKSAPQRKAPKPTDEEDDDDDDGEEEEQDGDYRFDRGDYSSSEDYERIKAESEEQSRRLAKDPRNCRTYEKDGMVCSVCHDPASDSASESCAYATEPHHRKYAYVKERNYDSKKDADPNRGKAEVDEEEEEDGDEEPEHAGTETRPERQTDGAGDGIVGSAVPTTPSRRRLPAHPLRKPTLRSKPHQSATNGGGYRYQPTDLRSNRASMKLKLAEGSGPAADDANIYVMNYDNEPEEVAKVLAEFKARDWSNCRTESRPIASEPVRPPPSMTGKLQLQQQAHKRKKVVALSRKELAALEPSATSAAVGGPVKEKQTVKRTVSFRSFITGSGRGAPGSSSSAYVAHAGSDGDERVIHYEHHISHEVP from the exons ATGGCTTCTGCCACAAGTGTACGGTCCTTTTCGGGACAGGAGTGGTTTGCGACAGTGTTTCTGCTAATTGTGCTTAGCAGCAGTGGTGTGCAGTGCTTCGAACGTTTCTCTCCCATAAATGAGCTTCTGTTATCCGAGTTTGAATACGACACCAATATCGATCGCGATCTGTTGCCACTCGACGAACGATCGTACTTTTCTTACGATGAGCCGCACGAGCCAACTTTTCACACCGACTACAATCTGGCTAATCTGAAGCCGATTTCACCAACGCCTGGTTTTACGCTCGATCCCTCCTACATATCGCCCGAGGATATCGTTCCGGCCCGAGCCAAACGTGCCAATCTAAGGGAACGAAGGAAACCATCGACGCACCGCAAACGCGAGCAGGAAAAGGAACTGCTCACCGATGAGCACGAGGAAGATCTGGATGAAGATGATGCGGATGAAAAGGCCAGCGAGCCGGAGGAGAGTACGGACGTGGACGATTATGCCGCACGGTACGAGCAGTTTATTGCGAAACATTTCGAAGATTTGGAAAGCAAGCGGAAAAAGTCCGCTCCGCAGCGTAAAGCACCTAAGCCGACCGATgaagaggacgacgacgacgacgacggcgaggAAGAAGAGCAGGACGGTGATTACCGGTTTGATCGGGGCGACTACTCCTCCTCGGAGGATTACGAGCGAATAAAGGCAGAGTCTGAGGAGCAAAGCCGGCGGTTGGCGAAGGACCCCAGGAACTGCCGCACGTACGAGAAGGACGGTATGGTGTGTAGCGTGTGTCACGATCCGGCCAGCGACAGTGCGTCGGAGAGCTGTGCGTACGCTACCGAGCCCCACCATCGCAAGTATGCGTACGTGAAGGAGCGAAACTACGACAGCAAGAAGGATGCCGATCCGAACCGTGGAAAGGCGGAAgtggacgaggaggaggaggaggacggtgATGAGGAGCCGGAGCACGCCGGTACCGAAACACGCCCCGAGCGGCAGACAGATGGTGCGGGAGACGGGATTGTAGGTTCCGCCGTACCAACCACACCCTCCAGACGGAGGCTCCCTGCGCATCCACTGCGCAAGCCGACCCTGCGCTCGAAACCGCACCAGTCGGCGACCAACGGTGGCGGGTATCGCTACCAGCCGACCGATCTTCGCTCTAACCGGGCCAGCATGAAGCTGAAGCTAGCAGAGGGCAGTGGGCCGGCTGCCGATGATGCCAACATTTACGTGATGAACTACGACAACGAGCCGGAGGAGGTGGCAAAGGTGCTGGCCGAGTTTAAGGCGCGCGACTGGTCCAACTGTCGCACGG AGTCCCGCCCGATCGCGTCCGAACCGGTGCGACCACCGCCCTCGATGACCGGGAAgctacagctgcagcagcaagcacaCAAGCGCAAGAAGGTTGTGGCACTGTCGCGCAAGGAGCTGGCGGCACTTGAACCATCGGCAACCAGCGCAGCCGTTGGTGGGCCGGTAAAGGAGAAGCAAACGGTCAAGCGGACGGTTTCGTTCCGCAGCTTCATCACTGGGTCGGGACGGGGAGCCCCGGGGTCATCTTCTTCAGCGTATGTGGCGCATGCAGGATCTGACGGTGACGAGCGCGTGATTCACTACGAGCATCACATTTCTCACGAAGTTCCTTGA
- the LOC120960993 gene encoding plastin-1 isoform X1 — translation MASFRNAAHHQKSLSVEERAEMREKFEEIDTNKDGFIELKELKDALDQVGFKLPGYQVRLMIDEYSNKQRSQHVGKLSYDEFESLCMDLKAKDVASTFKKVVSKKENLETLGGMSDSSAAGTTHSVRVEEQLAFSDWINSNLVHDPDLKHLLPLDSEGKLLYDKMKDGILLCKIVNHSCPDTIDERAINKKNLTVYTKFENLTLALVSSQAIGCNIVNIDAHDLAKGKPHLVLGLLWQIIRIGLFSHITLDSCPGLATLLSDGERLEDLMKLSPEAILLRWVNHHLERAGIARRCTNFQSDISDSEVYSYLLNQIAPKDAGVNVEALREQNALNRAEMMLQQAAKLNCRSFVTPQDVVNGVYKLNLAFVANLFNNHPGLDQPEEIEGLESIEETREEKTYRNWMNSMGVKPHVNWLYSDLADGLIIFQLFDIIQPGSVQWKRVHQKFTPLRKFMEKLENCNYAVELGKQQKFSLVGIAGQDLSDGNATLTLALIWQLMRAYTLSILSRLANTGNPIIEKEIVQWVNSKLQSAGKRTSLKSFQDPAIADGKIIIDLIDTIKPGSINYDNVRDGGNPEENLENAKYAVSMARKIGARVYALPEDITEVKAKMIMTVFACLMAMDYVPNMDSAKSAPPVAAVVQAPVPQQLPQPPVDNEPTVAAPAAVVTNGTNGNGTVGDDEEEHNLQEEPQEASEESTTVPATTASETIPSTSPTPPQTNDEFAD, via the exons ATCGACACCAACAAAGACGGCTTCATCGAGCTGAAGGAGCTGAAGGATGCACTCGACCAGGTGGGCTTCAAGCTGCCCGGCTACCAGGTACGCCTGATGATCGACGAGTACTCGAACAAGCAGCGATCGCAACACGTCGGCAAGCTGTCGTACGACGAGTTCGAGTCACTGTGCATGGACCTGAAGGCAAAGGATGTGGCGAGCACGTTCAAGAAGGTGGTCTCGAAGAAGGAAAACCTAGAAACGCTGGGCGGCATGTCGGACTCGTCCGccgccggtacgacacattcGGTGCGCGTCGAGGAGCAGCTAGCGTTTAGCGACTGGATCAACTCGAACCTGGTGCACGATCCGGATCTGAAGCACCTGCTGCCGCTCGATTCGGAGGGCAAGCTGCTGTACGACAAGATGAAGGACGGCATACTGCTGTGCAAGATCGTCAACCACTCCTGCCCGGACACGATCGATGAGCGGGCGATCAACAAGAAAAATTTGACCGTGTACACCAAGTTCGAGAACCTGACGCTGGCGTTGGTGTCCTCGCAGGCCATCGGCTGCAACATCGTCAACATTGATGCGCACGATCTCGCCAAAGGCAAGCCGCACCTGGTGCTCGGTCTGCTCTGGCAGATTATTCGCATCGGGCTGTTCAGCCACATCACGCTAGACAGCTGTCCGGGCCTTGCCACGCTCCTCTCCGATGGTGAGCGGCTCGAGGATCTGATGAAGCTGTCACCCGAAGCGATCTTGCTGCGCTGGGTCAACCACCATCTCGAGCGGGCCGGCATTGCCCGACGTTGCACAAACTTCCAGAGCGACATCTCCGACTCGGAGGTGTACTCGTACCTGCTGAATCAAATCGCTCCCAAGGATGCCGGTGTGAACGTGGAAGCGCTCAGA GAACAAAACGCCTTAAACCGTGCCGAAATGATGCTGCAACAAGCGGCCAAGCTGAACTGCCGATCGTTTGTCACCCCGCAGGACGTCGTCAACGGAGTCTACAAGCTCAATTTGGCCTTTGTAGCTAATCTGTTCAACAATCATCCGGGACTGGACCAGCCGGAAGAGATCGAAGGGCTAGAGTCGATCGAGGAGACGCGCGAAGAGAAAA CTTATCGCAACTGGATGAATTCGATGGGTGTCAAACCGCACGTGAACTGGCTGTACTCGGATCTGGCGGACGGACTCATCATCTTCCAGCTGTTCGACATTATTCAGCCGGGCAGTGTGCAGTGGAAGCGGGTGCATCAAAAATTCACACCGTTACGGAAGTTCATGGAAAAGCTGGAGAACTGCAACTATGCGGTTGAGCTAGGCAAGCAGCAAAAGTTTTCGCTGGTCGGCATTGCCGGACAGGATCTGAGCGATGGCAATGCGACGCTAACGCTGG CACTTATCTGGCAGCTGATGAGAGCTTACACGCTTTCGATTCTGTCCCGCTTGGCCAACACTGGCAATCCGATCATCGAGAAGGAAATTGTCCAGTGGGTGAACTCCAAGCTGCAGAGCGCAGGCAAACGGACGAGCCTGAAAAGTTTCCAAGATCCGGCGATCGCTGATGGCAAAATCATTATCGATCTGATCGATACGATCAAACCCGGCAGCATCAACTACGACAACGTCCGCGACGGTGGCAACCCGGAGGAGAACTTGGAGAACGCCAAGTACGCGGTGTCAATGGCACGTAAGATCGGTGCACGTGTTTACGCCCTGCCGGAGGATATCACCGAGGTGAAGGCAAAGATGATCATGACCGTGTTCGCCTGCCTGATGGCGATGGACTACGTGCCAAACATGGACAGTGCGAAATCGGCACCACCGGTCGCTGCAGTCGTGCAGGCTCCGGTTCCCCAGCAGCTTCCACAGCCACCCGTGGACAACGAACCGACGGtagcagctccagcagcggTCGTAACCAACGGCACCAACGGGAACGGTACCGTCGGTGACGACGAAGAGGAGCATAATCTGCAAGAGGAGCCGCAGGAAGCGTCAGAGGAATCCACCACCGTACCAGCGACCACGGCCAGCGAAACGATACCATCCACCTCACCTACACCGCCGCAAACCAACGATGAGTTCGCCGATTGA
- the LOC120960994 gene encoding uncharacterized protein LOC120960994, with amino-acid sequence MKHQQVVPDYAAMVKTSGTCLCLVFSGWVLFKLVQAIFWLPGYLEKNQEQLYRRVEERSRMWPDEEVDAVKTSSKARDHTSAECTNKERCLDEGPTSETIMEEKGENDAVECEADNKKDK; translated from the exons ATGAAGCATCAACAAGTGGTACCGGACTATGCGGCCATGGTGAAAACTTCCGGCACGTGTCTCTGCTTGGTATTTTCCGGATGGGTACTATTTAA ACTAGTACAGGCCATTTTCTGGCTACCGGGCTATTTGGAAAAGAATCAGGAACAACTGTATCGCCGGGTCGAAGAACGATCGAGAATGTGGCCCGACGAGGAAGTTGATGCAGTGAAGACCAGCTCAAAAGCACGTGACCACACGTCTGCTGAATGTACCAATAAGGAACGTTGTTTAGATGAAGGCCCAACGAGCGAGACAATTATGGAAGAGAAGGGAGAAAATGATGCGGTGGAGTGTGAAGCCGACAACAAAAAGGATAAATAA
- the LOC120960993 gene encoding plastin-1 isoform X2 produces the protein MDIHQIAKEDELLEFRRIFTPELYDQIDTNKDGFIELKELKDALDQVGFKLPGYQVRLMIDEYSNKQRSQHVGKLSYDEFESLCMDLKAKDVASTFKKVVSKKENLETLGGMSDSSAAGTTHSVRVEEQLAFSDWINSNLVHDPDLKHLLPLDSEGKLLYDKMKDGILLCKIVNHSCPDTIDERAINKKNLTVYTKFENLTLALVSSQAIGCNIVNIDAHDLAKGKPHLVLGLLWQIIRIGLFSHITLDSCPGLATLLSDGERLEDLMKLSPEAILLRWVNHHLERAGIARRCTNFQSDISDSEVYSYLLNQIAPKDAGVNVEALREQNALNRAEMMLQQAAKLNCRSFVTPQDVVNGVYKLNLAFVANLFNNHPGLDQPEEIEGLESIEETREEKTYRNWMNSMGVKPHVNWLYSDLADGLIIFQLFDIIQPGSVQWKRVHQKFTPLRKFMEKLENCNYAVELGKQQKFSLVGIAGQDLSDGNATLTLALIWQLMRAYTLSILSRLANTGNPIIEKEIVQWVNSKLQSAGKRTSLKSFQDPAIADGKIIIDLIDTIKPGSINYDNVRDGGNPEENLENAKYAVSMARKIGARVYALPEDITEVKAKMIMTVFACLMAMDYVPNMDSAKSAPPVAAVVQAPVPQQLPQPPVDNEPTVAAPAAVVTNGTNGNGTVGDDEEEHNLQEEPQEASEESTTVPATTASETIPSTSPTPPQTNDEFAD, from the exons ATGGATATACATCAGATCGCCAAGGAAGATGAGCTACTGGAATTCCGCCGCATCTTCACGCCGGAGCTGTATGATCAA ATCGACACCAACAAAGACGGCTTCATCGAGCTGAAGGAGCTGAAGGATGCACTCGACCAGGTGGGCTTCAAGCTGCCCGGCTACCAGGTACGCCTGATGATCGACGAGTACTCGAACAAGCAGCGATCGCAACACGTCGGCAAGCTGTCGTACGACGAGTTCGAGTCACTGTGCATGGACCTGAAGGCAAAGGATGTGGCGAGCACGTTCAAGAAGGTGGTCTCGAAGAAGGAAAACCTAGAAACGCTGGGCGGCATGTCGGACTCGTCCGccgccggtacgacacattcGGTGCGCGTCGAGGAGCAGCTAGCGTTTAGCGACTGGATCAACTCGAACCTGGTGCACGATCCGGATCTGAAGCACCTGCTGCCGCTCGATTCGGAGGGCAAGCTGCTGTACGACAAGATGAAGGACGGCATACTGCTGTGCAAGATCGTCAACCACTCCTGCCCGGACACGATCGATGAGCGGGCGATCAACAAGAAAAATTTGACCGTGTACACCAAGTTCGAGAACCTGACGCTGGCGTTGGTGTCCTCGCAGGCCATCGGCTGCAACATCGTCAACATTGATGCGCACGATCTCGCCAAAGGCAAGCCGCACCTGGTGCTCGGTCTGCTCTGGCAGATTATTCGCATCGGGCTGTTCAGCCACATCACGCTAGACAGCTGTCCGGGCCTTGCCACGCTCCTCTCCGATGGTGAGCGGCTCGAGGATCTGATGAAGCTGTCACCCGAAGCGATCTTGCTGCGCTGGGTCAACCACCATCTCGAGCGGGCCGGCATTGCCCGACGTTGCACAAACTTCCAGAGCGACATCTCCGACTCGGAGGTGTACTCGTACCTGCTGAATCAAATCGCTCCCAAGGATGCCGGTGTGAACGTGGAAGCGCTCAGA GAACAAAACGCCTTAAACCGTGCCGAAATGATGCTGCAACAAGCGGCCAAGCTGAACTGCCGATCGTTTGTCACCCCGCAGGACGTCGTCAACGGAGTCTACAAGCTCAATTTGGCCTTTGTAGCTAATCTGTTCAACAATCATCCGGGACTGGACCAGCCGGAAGAGATCGAAGGGCTAGAGTCGATCGAGGAGACGCGCGAAGAGAAAA CTTATCGCAACTGGATGAATTCGATGGGTGTCAAACCGCACGTGAACTGGCTGTACTCGGATCTGGCGGACGGACTCATCATCTTCCAGCTGTTCGACATTATTCAGCCGGGCAGTGTGCAGTGGAAGCGGGTGCATCAAAAATTCACACCGTTACGGAAGTTCATGGAAAAGCTGGAGAACTGCAACTATGCGGTTGAGCTAGGCAAGCAGCAAAAGTTTTCGCTGGTCGGCATTGCCGGACAGGATCTGAGCGATGGCAATGCGACGCTAACGCTGG CACTTATCTGGCAGCTGATGAGAGCTTACACGCTTTCGATTCTGTCCCGCTTGGCCAACACTGGCAATCCGATCATCGAGAAGGAAATTGTCCAGTGGGTGAACTCCAAGCTGCAGAGCGCAGGCAAACGGACGAGCCTGAAAAGTTTCCAAGATCCGGCGATCGCTGATGGCAAAATCATTATCGATCTGATCGATACGATCAAACCCGGCAGCATCAACTACGACAACGTCCGCGACGGTGGCAACCCGGAGGAGAACTTGGAGAACGCCAAGTACGCGGTGTCAATGGCACGTAAGATCGGTGCACGTGTTTACGCCCTGCCGGAGGATATCACCGAGGTGAAGGCAAAGATGATCATGACCGTGTTCGCCTGCCTGATGGCGATGGACTACGTGCCAAACATGGACAGTGCGAAATCGGCACCACCGGTCGCTGCAGTCGTGCAGGCTCCGGTTCCCCAGCAGCTTCCACAGCCACCCGTGGACAACGAACCGACGGtagcagctccagcagcggTCGTAACCAACGGCACCAACGGGAACGGTACCGTCGGTGACGACGAAGAGGAGCATAATCTGCAAGAGGAGCCGCAGGAAGCGTCAGAGGAATCCACCACCGTACCAGCGACCACGGCCAGCGAAACGATACCATCCACCTCACCTACACCGCCGCAAACCAACGATGAGTTCGCCGATTGA